The DNA sequence TCTTTCAGAGGCATGCATTCCTCTAAACAACTTCAGCATTGTCTATCGCTACATATCAAGATCCCGTTACAGTTTCATGGGTTCATTTGATGAAGATGGACCTTATGGAAGAGGGCGTTATAACGAGAACATGGCACCTGAGGTAAACTTAAGTGATTGGCGTAAAGGGTCTCAATGGTTTGAGATTAATCGGATGCTTGCTGTAAGAATTGTTGAAGATACAACCTACTTTCCCAAGTTCAATGAGTTCTGCACACCGGCTTGTTACGTGGATGAACACTACTTCCAAACAATGCTGAGCATCGAAACTCCACATCTCTTGGCTAACAGGACCCTTACTTATGTGGACTGGTCCAGGGGTGGTGCTCACCCAGCTACTTTTGGGAAAAATGATATCAAGAAGGAATTCTTCAAGAAGATAAGTGAAAGTAAAACATGCCTTTACAATAACCAACCTACTACACTATGTTACCTCTTTGCCAGAAAGTTTGCTCCCAGTGCTTTGGAGCCTCTATTAGAATTAGCTTCTGATGTATTAGGGATTTCATAAATTCATcgatttttgtgttatttttgttCTTCTCAAGTGCTGATCAGAGATTATCAGAATTTTGATACAAGCTAACCCAGATTATGTTAATGTCAAAGCTTATTACATATACAAAATTGGAACCCACAGTTAACATTCTAGTGAAACTTCCtggtataaaaatattattttagattcttAATGGGGTTCCAGTTGATTTGATGTCATAATAtagcactatatatatatatcttataaaTATTTGATCTCTCACTCttatataacattttttttctcaatttctTGTGACCTGTGGATATTAGCGTACTCTTCtttgtttctgtataattgTTTAGATAAATCTGTATTGACTTGTTGATGTTTATTTCCAATACATGTTTCATTGCTAAATTAAAATGCTCGTCCCTTAATTGATATCAAGATACAGAGTGCTTGTTTTAGTTGATTAGtttaaaatctaatttaaaaaaagaaaaaaaaaagttcagtGACGGTTTTCATTTCTtccaatgaattaaaatataattatttaacttattttagcagaacaaaaaaaattactcgTCTGAtttatcgaaaaaaaaaaaagatagtatATACTTAAACTGAAATGGAAATTAAGACTATGTTAGGTATAATTATACCCGGATCATAAAAACAATTCCTAAAGTAAAAGTTTATGCAAAATGAAAACCCATCTTGGCAGCTGAACCAATATACTAATTTGTAATTGTCTTTAAACCAACTACAATTCATCATGTAATTCTCCACCTATTAAAGTGGTTTTGGGATGGAATTCGGATAAATAGGTAGAAGCTAAGGAAGCGTGAAGTGCAGCACCATAACTAAGTGCTTCTTCATTGATGTAAAAGTGAGGTGAATGAGCTGATTCAGGCTTTCCAACACTTGTATTTTTCATCCCAAGAAAGAAGAAGTATCCAGGTATGACCTCTTGGTAGAAAGAAAAATCTTCTGATCCCATTAATGGTTGCATTTCTTTAACCTTATGGCTTCCAAGTGTTTCACCAGCTACCCTTTTGAAGTAATCATGCAAACTTTCATGGTTGACTGTGGGAGGGAAGAAAGGTTTCTCATTTTCGAAGAAACTTACACTAGCCTTGCACCTCTGCACACTGGCCTGTCCTTTTATAACCTATTAAGAAACAAAGTTGAGCTTCTTATAAATAGAGGCAAAGAAGAAAACCAAaagattaaaagaaaaaaacaactcAGACGCTTGTTGAAAATTTGGGTCCTCATCAAACATACTAGTTGTTGTAGAAGACAGAGGGAAGTAAATTAATCATTGAACAAAATGTTAATTCATCTGCAAAATGTTCAATGTTTACCTCTTCTATACGCTGTTTAAGTTGATAGAAACTTTTCTTTGTAAAGGCACGGAAAGTGCCACCAATTGTAACAGAATCAGGAATGACATTAAAAGCGCCACCTCCTTGAAATTTTGCAACTGTTACTACCTGCAAATCAATGTTTTTCCCTTTTAGTATAGCCTCAACCAGAAACACAAAATTCATAATGTGAATTACAGAAAGTTATAGCAGCCAAGCTTTTGCAAAATTTGTTAGAAGAGCAAGCTGCCTTAGTAGTAAATATAAAGGAAACTTAAAATGATTAAGGAAACGTGTCATTCCCTCAAAGATATTTGGACATAGTTTCACACTAAATCAATATCAAATTTTTATATGCTTCAGCCACCAAAAACGAAAGAAGCTAAAAGAAGCAATTTTTATCAGGGAACATTGCCagaggaaagaagaagaaatgtaCCTGGGAGTCAAGTGGATCAGCTTCACGGGAAACAAGATGTTGTAAGCTAACAATGACATTTGAAGCAGCCAGTATTGGATCAATGGAGTGTTGAGGAAGGGCTGCATGACCCCCTTTTCCACTAATTACTGCCTCAAAAAATCCACTCCCAGCCAACAGAGGACCACTTCTGGAGGCTACTTCACCTATAGGTAATTTGGAATCCACATGTAACCCGAATATCGCATTAACATTTTCTAAAGCTCCAGCTTCTACAAGTCTATGAGCCCCACCACCTCCTTCCTCAGCTGGTTGGAATACAAGAACAACTGTTCCCTATAAACACAACAAGTTTGCAACAGTATTATTAGGCATTGGAATAAATAGGGGCAGGCCAGGCCAGCACTagctcttttttttcttttttctctaagTTTCGGTCAGGAATTTAAtcaaacaacagtagaacaaaaATAAGAGAACAAACTTGCAACTCTTTCTCAAGCTCTTTGAGTATCTTGGCAGCTCCAAGAAGCATTGCCACATGGGCATCATGACCACAAGCATGCATCTTCCCGGGGACTTTGCTCTTGTGCTTCCACTCCACCATTTCCTGCAAAATTGAGATCCGTTGACTCAAAATTGACAAAGAACTCATATCTTCACATAAAGTGTGTTAAAGAGGAAAAGTCACTCTTTTTCTCTATCACAATTCTCGATTTCCCAATCATCAACATGGCAAAATCTAACTCTGGACATTAAAAACCAGTTTTAAAAATTACCGTCAAAACTAAATAATACACAAATCAATCGACTTTTAAAATAACTAATCTCTACACAGAGTTTTCGCTTAAAGTAAGGAAAGACAAAAAAGTACGATCCCACAATTCACACGTACCTGCATAGGCAGAGCATCCATATCTGCTCTAATCGCAACAAAAGGTGGTTTTCCGGTCCCAATAAAGCCGATGATACCGGTAACCACTACTGGGTGCTTATAAGTAATGCCCAGATTATCTAATTCAGCTCGTATCAGCTTACTGGTCTCGAATTCTTCGTAACCCAGTTCCGGATTTTCGTGTAACTTCCTCCTGATTCCGACCATCCAATCAAACAGGTCATGTTTCTTCGCCAAATTGAGAAATCTAGACGCAATTTGTGGCTTTCCATCTGAGTTAATGGAAGATGCTACAACTATAGGAGCAGGTCCTAGAAGAGAAATGACTAAAATCAAAGAGACCCAGTTGAACAACTCCATCTTGGGGTTGAAACTGATCGGTGTAAAAGTACTGTCAGCTACACACACTGATAAAATAGGATATTAGTAAGTAGTGACGAAGAAACTAATGTAATATGTTTATATACTCAAAATAAAATGGGCACTAGCTTTATAACTatgttagtaaaaaaaaaaaaggaaaacataaaaaagaaattaaaaaaaaaaaaactaaacaaacTTCAGAGGCAGAGTAAtactttactttttttattattatttgtatatatatatttatatatattgttttgtgTGGTCAGGaaccaaaaataattttagaaatatgGAAAATGTGcaatttgaattttcaaagaaaaagaaaaagaaattaggGAATTTCAAAGATTGCTGACTAAAGCCATTACCTAATGGCGATGTAGATGGGCATGGCGTGGGCTTAGCTTAGCAAATACCGGCCACGGGCCTCTCTAACTCTACTCTATATGGTCCGTTGCAACCTAATTATACACGTGCTCACACTGTACCGACCACGACCAAGCTCTTTTCACTTTTGACCCTTCCATTAAATATCtatctataaatataaataaaaatattaaagggTAGTATAGTtcaatattgtattttatttgttttattttaaaaaaaaaatcattaattaattatagaacGATATTTTATCGTGATATTAAGTATTATAAGTGTTTgcctatatatattaaatttaagacTTATAATTATGAGTTctctaaatattttatattgtttgttaattttttttttaaattttagccgcttgagcttttttttttttttttggctaggCGTGTCAGCCTTTTCTGAATTTAGACGCGGCTTGGTGAAAGTATGTGGTTTTGCTACTATGTAATTAGTCTTATTTTTATGATATGATTTTAAGTTgcttttatttaagttattgtaattacttttgtttctttaacaTAGTTTTATTTTGTCTTATTTGGTTATTggtttgtgttttattttttaatgattcACTATAAATTTGTATAAAATGTGAAGTAAACTAAATATAAATGtttttaagattaattataatacccttaatttttgtaattttttttttttaaatggtaTGGGAATCAAGAGTATGATTGAGTAGttgattagttttttttattattattataattctaGTTGTATTTGAACCGACAGATGTTTCTATTAAATTGCAGATtactattaataaaatattcttccaaaaaaatatctatatataattatcTAATAGAGTAATTAATACGTGTATTTAAAATATACTATTACATGCAGTTACGTAactgtatttttaaaataatagtctcaatctaattattttaacagaATTATCACGTATACCACCAAAAAAAGATTATCACGTAATTCGGCGAATTGTTTAGTACatgtttttgattgttttttttaattatttaacatcTCATCACTCTATTTAATTATTACATCTATATATGATGTAGACGTAAAATAGTTTtgtgatcataaaagtcttcaTGGGTTTGTTAGGACTATTTTAACTATCCCATGCGGATTAAATTAGTTTTCAATAAAGAGATTATTACATTAGTGTCTGACCTTATCTCAAACAAAGAATTAGACAAATTGATCGAGTATATCTGGTCATTGACAATGATATATCACTATTATATAAttaacatattatataattacaatcccattaatcattaattaaatttagaatGAGAAATAATTAATATGTGCACACATAATTAGTTAAACATAAATGTGACACATGTTTATTGTAATAAGTCACTTCAACTAATTACTAGTCACACTTACTAAGTTGTCATATTTATATGTGGTTTATGTATTCCACATATCATTACTCTTTAACAACTAATCCTTATCAAAACAATGAATaagaattcaatatatatatgttttccattattaattaaaaataattaacatattaaaatatataaaaatatatatatatttatctgtAACATATAAAATGAacgaaattataaaatattaaattttggtctatattttcttttttaaaaattatgagtttatttttttattttttattttttatttttgacttAATTTCAATTTAACCAAATTTCGAGGCAAAGTCGGCTCAAGTATAGAACAGCTACAATACCTTCTATATTTAAAGGCTCATTTTTTATcatcattatatataataaatattttttgtatagtgtataatatataatataataaatatttataagaacaaatatgtacttttttttttatgaaatgtaGCAAATATACACTTAatacttacaaagaaaaaataataaaattttgtggTCCCAatacacatgattcaaaaaaatttacctAGTAAACCTATATAATTTTTGCTCAGTTTTATCGATGGAACTggcaaaaattatagttttactaACATTGAGTTAGTTCTGTCAATACAGGCCGAATGTTTTGATACAGCACGAGCTCAGGAGGTACATGCATATGACCCAACACGAAAAACAATATGAGCTTAAGCACGATACGATACGATGCTGCAAATCAACATAGCAcga is a window from the Cannabis sativa cultivar Pink pepper isolate KNU-18-1 chromosome 1, ASM2916894v1, whole genome shotgun sequence genome containing:
- the LOC115707590 gene encoding IAA-amino acid hydrolase ILR1-like 4 is translated as MELFNWVSLILVISLLGPAPIVVASSINSDGKPQIASRFLNLAKKHDLFDWMVGIRRKLHENPELGYEEFETSKLIRAELDNLGITYKHPVVVTGIIGFIGTGKPPFVAIRADMDALPMQEMVEWKHKSKVPGKMHACGHDAHVAMLLGAAKILKELEKELQGTVVLVFQPAEEGGGGAHRLVEAGALENVNAIFGLHVDSKLPIGEVASRSGPLLAGSGFFEAVISGKGGHAALPQHSIDPILAASNVIVSLQHLVSREADPLDSQVVTVAKFQGGGAFNVIPDSVTIGGTFRAFTKKSFYQLKQRIEEVIKGQASVQRCKASVSFFENEKPFFPPTVNHESLHDYFKRVAGETLGSHKVKEMQPLMGSEDFSFYQEVIPGYFFFLGMKNTSVGKPESAHSPHFYINEEALSYGAALHASLASTYLSEFHPKTTLIGGELHDEL